The Flavobacterium sp. CBA20B-1 genome includes the window ATCCCAACCTACTTTTGCACCAACCGCATGACCCGCTTTTGTGATGTTTTCCATATCTAAAACCTGACCAGTGTAATAGTTGATTCCACCGATTAAAACCAAAGCCAATTCATCGCCTACTTCATTAATCTTAGCGATAATGTCTTCGTTGCGCAGATTGTGCTCACCTGCTCTTCGCTGTACTTCAACAATAGCATCTTTTGGATCGAAACCATGAAATTTAACTTGGGTTTGCAACATATACTGGTCGCTAGGAAAAGCTTTTTCTTCGCAAATAATTTTGAATCGGGTAGGTGTTGGGTTATAAAACGAAACCATCATCATGTGTAAATTCACAGTAAGGGTGTTCATTACAGAAACCTCACTAGGTTTTGCTCCCACAATTTTTGATAACGGATTTGAAAAACGCTCATGGTAATCCCACCATGGCTTTTGTGCATAAAAATGTCCTTCAACAGCCATATTTGCCCAATCATTCATCACTTCATCTACATATTTTTTGGCGCGATTTGGCATTAATCCCAATGAATTTCCCGTAAAATAGATTGCTTTTTTTCCGTTGACTTGTGGGAAAACAAATTCGCTTTGGTATTTCTTTAATTCGTCTTGCGCATCTAAAGATTGTGCAAATTCTTGTGTATTTTGAAAGTTCATTATGTTGATTTTATTTTTAAAAGATAAATTTACTTATAATAAATGTGTTGAACAAAGTCTTTAGTACAGAATATTTATGTACCTACTCATCATCTGGTTTTTCAACTTTTTTATCAATATTTTCATTTAAAAAAGGAACATAGATTCGTTCACTTTTTATTACAAGGATTAATGCTATAACTGCATGAAGAAACACACACGTGAGCAAGAATATAATCCTGCCTTTCCCAAAAACATCTTTATTGAAAAGAGTTTCGTAATGGTAGGCAACAAAGCAATATCCTACAAAAAGTAAGGTGTTGATGGTAATCACACGAAAAAATTTTTTGCGATTTGCCAACACAATAACAGTCACCAAAAAACAAATCATGGAAACTGCTACTACTGCGATAATTGCTTCTAAAAAAGTCATATATAAAAATGTAGGGTAAATATCGGTTATTTTTTAGATATTTTAAAACAAAAATCCGACCAATTATATGAATTAGTCGGATTTTTTATGTGTGTATTTTCAAGAAATTATTTTCCTGCTGCAATTAAATTTAATGCAGAACCTGCTTTAAACCACTCAATTTGGCTGTCGTTATAGGTATGATTTGCCATGATGATGTCTTTAGAACCGTCTGCATGAACGAATTCTAAAGTTAATTGTTTTCCTGGAGCAAATTCGGTTAAATCTAAAAAGTTGATGGTATCGTCTTCTTGAATTTTATCGTAATCTGCTTCGTTTGCAAATGTCAATGCCAACATACCTTGTTTTTTAAGGTTGGTTTCGTGGATACGAGCAAACGATTTTACTAGAACTGCTTTTACACCTAAGTGGCGAGGTTCCATTGCGGCGTGCTCACGCGATGATCCTTCACCGTAGTTTTGATCACCCACCACGATCGATGGAATTCCTGCCGCTTTGTATTGACGTTGAACTGCCGGAACTTCTGCATATTCACCTGTTAATTGATTTTTAACAAGGTTTGCTTTTCCGTTAAACGCATTTTCTGCACCAATTAGCATATTGTTTGAAATATTGTCTAAGTGTCCGCGGAAACGCAACCATGGTCCTGCCATTGAAATGTGGTCGGTGGTACATTTTCCAAAAGCTTTGATTAACAATTTAGCTCCTGTAATATTTTGACCGTTCCAAGGTTGGAAAGGTTCTAACAATTGTAAACGAGATGAATCTGGATTCACCACTACATTCACGCTAGATCCGTCTGCTGCAGGCGCTTGATAACCTGCGTCTTCCACATCGAAACCTTTTGTTGGTAATTCATCGCCAAATGGCGGTTTAAACATTACCTCTTCGCCATTATCGTTTAGTAATTTATCGGTAATTGGGTTAAAATCTAATCGACCCGAAATTGCCAATGCTGCAACCATTTCTGGAGAAGTTACAAACGCATGCGTATTTGGATTTCCATCGGCACGTTTAGAGAAGTTACGGTTAAAAGAGTGTACAATAGTGTTTTTCTCACCTTTGTCTGCTCCTTCACGATCCCATTGCCCAATACAAGGTCCACAAGCATTTGTAAAAACTTTTGTTCCCATTTTTTCAAAGGCAGCAATCATACCGTCTCTTTCAATGGTGTATCGAATTTGTTCAGAACCTGGGTTGATACCAAACTCGGCTTTTGGTGTAATGCCAAGTTCCACAGCTTGGTTAACGATTGATACTGCACGAGACATATCTTCATAAGAAGAGTTGGTACATGAACCGATTAATCCCCATTCTACTTTTACCGGCCAATCATTTTTAGCGGCTTCTTCTTTCATTTTTGATACAGGTGTTCCTCTATCCGGAGTGAAAGGTCCGTTGATATATGGTTCTAATTCTGATAAATTAATTTCGATTAATTGGTCAAAATATTGCTCTGGGTTTGCATATACTTCTGCATCGGCAGTTAAGTATGAAGCTACTTTATCAGCTGCTTCAACCACATCTGCACGACCGGTAGCTGTTAAATATCTTCTCATGGAATCATCGTACCCAAAGGTAGATGTTGTAGCACCAATTTCGGCACCCATATTACAAATGGTTCCTTTACCTGTACAAGACATTGAAAGTGCGCCTTCGCCAAAATACTCAACAATAGCACCTGTTCCACCTTTCACAGTTAAAATATCAGCAACTTTTAAGATAACATCTTTTGGAGCTGTCCATCCGTTTAATTTTCCTGTTAATTTTACTCCGATAAGTTTAGGGAATTTTAATTCCCAAGCCATACCGCTCATCACGTCAACTGCATCTGCACCACCCACACCAATAGCAAGCATTCCTAAACCACCTGCGTTTACTGTGTGAGAATCGGTTCCGATCATCATACCGCCAGGAAATGCGTAGTTTTCTAAAACAATTTGGTGAATGATTCCAGCACCTGGTTTCCAGAAGCCAATACCGTATTTATTGGAAACAGATGAAAGAAAATCAAAAACTTCTTTTGATTGGTTGTTTGCTACAGCTAAATCTTTTTCTGCACCTACTTTTGCTTGAATTAAGTGATCACAGTGAACGGTTGTTGGTACTGCCACTTGCTCTTTACCAGCATGCATAAACTGCAATAAAGCCATTTGGGCAGTAGCGTCTTGACATGCTACACGATCCGGAGCAAAATCTACATAATCTTTTGCTCTTTCAAATTTTTGTGAAGGTGTTCCTTCCCATAAATG containing:
- the kynU gene encoding kynureninase, yielding MNFQNTQEFAQSLDAQDELKKYQSEFVFPQVNGKKAIYFTGNSLGLMPNRAKKYVDEVMNDWANMAVEGHFYAQKPWWDYHERFSNPLSKIVGAKPSEVSVMNTLTVNLHMMMVSFYNPTPTRFKIICEEKAFPSDQYMLQTQVKFHGFDPKDAIVEVQRRAGEHNLRNEDIIAKINEVGDELALVLIGGINYYTGQVLDMENITKAGHAVGAKVGWDLAHAAGNIELKLHDWNADFACWCSYKYMNAGPGSVAGYFVHEKHHNNPDLNRFGGWYGHDKERRFLMEPEFTPNEGALGWQSSCTGVLAMAPYLASVEMFDEIGMDALIKKRNLITAYLEFIVNEIAKETNTNLEIITPKNQTERGSQLSVVLHGEGKELFHYLMKEGVIVDWREPAVIRLAPVPLYSTFEDMYHFGQILKKGIQTT
- a CDS encoding aconitate hydratase, which gives rise to MAFDIEMIKKVYENMPARVDKARELVGRPLTLSEKILYSHLWEGTPSQKFERAKDYVDFAPDRVACQDATAQMALLQFMHAGKEQVAVPTTVHCDHLIQAKVGAEKDLAVANNQSKEVFDFLSSVSNKYGIGFWKPGAGIIHQIVLENYAFPGGMMIGTDSHTVNAGGLGMLAIGVGGADAVDVMSGMAWELKFPKLIGVKLTGKLNGWTAPKDVILKVADILTVKGGTGAIVEYFGEGALSMSCTGKGTICNMGAEIGATTSTFGYDDSMRRYLTATGRADVVEAADKVASYLTADAEVYANPEQYFDQLIEINLSELEPYINGPFTPDRGTPVSKMKEEAAKNDWPVKVEWGLIGSCTNSSYEDMSRAVSIVNQAVELGITPKAEFGINPGSEQIRYTIERDGMIAAFEKMGTKVFTNACGPCIGQWDREGADKGEKNTIVHSFNRNFSKRADGNPNTHAFVTSPEMVAALAISGRLDFNPITDKLLNDNGEEVMFKPPFGDELPTKGFDVEDAGYQAPAADGSSVNVVVNPDSSRLQLLEPFQPWNGQNITGAKLLIKAFGKCTTDHISMAGPWLRFRGHLDNISNNMLIGAENAFNGKANLVKNQLTGEYAEVPAVQRQYKAAGIPSIVVGDQNYGEGSSREHAAMEPRHLGVKAVLVKSFARIHETNLKKQGMLALTFANEADYDKIQEDDTINFLDLTEFAPGKQLTLEFVHADGSKDIIMANHTYNDSQIEWFKAGSALNLIAAGK